Genomic window (Ruminococcus flavefaciens AE3010):
TAAGCCAAGTGGACTATCAGATGTACAGATGTCAGCTGCTGATGCAGACGGTAATGGAGTTGTAAATGCTGTTGACGCCTCCAATGTCCTGAGCTACTATGCTTATGTATCAACCACTCAATCAGATATTCTTTCATTTGAAGAATACTTAAAAAAAGGCAAGACTGTTGAGCAAAAAAAGATCAAAGAATATCCTGCGAGTGATATAAGCAAGTATCCTCAGTATATCAATGCTTTTAAGAATAATATTAGCTCAAATATGTATAAAGGCATATATAATGTTTCGGATGTTGGATATGCATTATATGATATTAATTCGGATAACATTCCAGAATTAGTTATATCTGCAGGTAATTATGATATTTATTCCATCTATAATGATGAAGCAGTTAATCTGACTCCGTTCTGGGGAGCTAATCTTGTAAAAGGAGTTATTATTTACGAAAACGGTTGTATTGGTATGACATCGATATCTGGTAACGGTGAAGGCGGTACTACGTATTATAAATATAGCGGCGGTAAAGGATTAGAAACTATTGATAGCATTTCATTTAACACCTCAAAAGCAACATATTCTCATAAGGGACAAAGCATATCCAGAGAAGAATATGATAAACTCATTTCTTCGTATGGTCAACAACTTAAGATAAGCTTTACTCATATAAATAATATTTCAGAATTTAATAAAAATGCTGTTGATGCTTCGGATAATGTAAGTACTGGAAAATCTCATGAACAGATGTATGAAGAGTACAATCGTCTGGTAGATGAGTACAATGCTCTTATTTTGGAAGCTGATCGCGCTTATGATGAAATGGCAGCAGCTTCTCCCGAAAAATTTGAAGTAGCCAAGGCAAAGTGGGAAGCTATCCTTGAAAGGGCAGGTGAAGTTGGGGATAAAGCTGACGAGCTTCATAAGAAACTTCAATCTGATGGCAATACCACTGCTTCTTAACTATTTATTGATATTATAATATCTTTATGTATCAGATTATAAGAACCGTTAAAGAGCAATAAAGGCGGGTGATAAACCCGCCTTTACATATTTCACTACGTCAGTGCTGTATAAAGTATAACAATATAAGCCTGTGCATTAGCTTCAGTATTCTATGATAGTTGATATAATAAGAGTCCTCATGGATTACATCCAGTCCTCGAGCAAATCTGCTAAAGTATCGTAATCCATGTCGTCTTCGTCATAGGCGCTGCTCCATCTACGGATGTTAGCTTTAGAGTCACCTTCATGACGCAGACACAAGAACTTAGTCAGCATAAGCAATCCCTCCTTAAAGCTGATCTTAATTATATTATAGCTTAATATCCAGATTAGTCAACCATACAGTTTTTATTTTCAATAATTAACAAATTCCTGATAAAAGATATTGATTCCATAAAATCAATCCTCAAAATCCAGATCATCAGAAAAATCAAAGTCATCTGCATCTATGGCAGATTCTTCGTAGCCAGATACAAAATTGAAAATGTTGAATTCATCCACATTATCATACTCAAAACAAAAGCCTAAGGTCTCAGCATCTTCAATTTCTTCTATTGTTGTCGCATACGCTTTGCCTTTTTCTTGTCACATTATACAACATACATGTTTTAAGATTGTATAAACATACAAAAAGCACAAATATGTATATTGTTAACAAAATGTATTTGAATTTATCTAAAAATAATGATATTATTACTATGTAAGATACAACCGTTTCCTACTAATATGCCTATTTAGTATATTTTCAGAATTATGAAGTGTAATTATAAAATCTACGAAAACTATTCCGGCGAGATGCCGGAACATAATACTCAGTTAGACGAGCAAATAATACTTACTCAAGTAAAAAAATCTTTAGAAGAACCAAAGAAGATAGTTTTCCGTCATAAAACAAAAGTCTGGAAAGATGCATTATTGCTGTTGAGCATAATTGTAATAGTTTCAGTGACTATGATTGCTATACGTTATTTAACTAATATTTCCGCTTGGATATTTGCTTTGATGTTGTTATTAGCAGCAATTGTATTCTTTGCCGTACTGGGTAAGAAATTATTGTTGACTATTATTAATCTTTATCAGAAGTATGCCCCAGAAACAATACGTTCATCATGTTTATTCGAGCCATGTTGCTCTGAATATATGAGGATATCAGTCATTAAATATGGAGCGTTAAAAGGCTTTATAAGAGGGATAAAACGCATATTACGCTGTCGTTATCCTAACGGTGGCGTTGACGAACCATAAGGAGGTAGAATTTATGCAGTACAAAACAATTACTATTGAACATCCATGCAGGTTAAAAAATCATGTAGCTCAAGAGCTAAATGCGGAGTATGAACAGGTAATAAACCAACAAGCTGCTGAAGGATGGAAGCTTCTTGGAATCCACCCTATTAATATCCGTAGAAGACTTGGTTGTGCTCAATACTTGTTATGGGGCGTAATATGGGGACGACATAATTATTTTCAAGCAGATGTGATAATCTTTTTTAAGGATTAATAATACCTTGTATCGGAGGTGGCAACGATATGTTTATGACCAATTATGAATTGATCTACGGGAGTTATAAGGAAACCTCCAATGAAAGCATTCCTTTAATAAATAATGAGACTACTAGCCAGACATATGAAGACAGTAAAGATACTGAAACTGCTGTAAGAGCCGTTTCAGGTGCGCACATTGCGGCTGCCAAATTTGCAGGAGGAGCAATATCAAAGCTATCAAAAAAAGCCGTTGATTATGGTAACTCAGACATTGCTTCAGAAAAGGTAGCTTTTGCCAAAGAAAAAGCTGGTTCAATTTTTAATAGACTGAAAGACAGAGCAACTGGCTTTGCAGCTAATAATAAAAACAACACTGACGAAAATGCGTTATACAATTCTGACATGAATACTTCTATTAATGAATATGATAATGTAGGTGATAATGAAAGAAATGGTGTTAATCTTTCGTCTACAGGTTCAGCTTTAACACAAATTCCTCAAGCATCATTCAATACAAGGCAATTTAATTATGAAGAGGAGAAGAAATCTCCTGTCATTTACGTCCTTGTAGGAGTAATCGGAATCTTGCTTTTAGGAATTGGGGTTTTAGGCGGTATGTTGTTGATGAAAAATAAAACCGATAATAAAGTTCCAGATAGCAATGAATCAACAGCAGCAGTCGTAACAGAAAGTAATTTGGCAACAACCGACAACGCAAAGACAACGCCTATCGCATCAACTACAGTTACAGCAATTACAACTGAATCATCTGCATTACAAATTAAAGAATATCCTTCGAATGAAATAAGCAAGTATCCACAATATATAGATGCAATCAAGGAATGTATTGATTCATCAATATTTACAGTAAATGATGCAAATTATTCACTTATTGATTTAAACGGTGATGATATTTCAGAATTATTAATACAATCTGGAAATGGTTCTGGTATATATGGGATAATAGATAATCATTATGTTGAATTAATTAGAACTTATGGTGCATTACGTCCTCCTGCTTTAATTTTTACTGATAAAGGTTATTTGCACATGACATCTATTGAAGGAGCCGGTTCACAAGTATATGAATCTTTCTCACAATACAGCGGAGGTACAAAATTGGATGGTGTTGATAGTTTTGAATGTAATCTAGCTAATCAAACATACAGCCATAATTCTTCTTCAATTTCATCAGACGAATACGAAAAATTACGCTCTCAATATGGAAAAAGTATTGAACTGTCCTTAACGCCTATCTCGAATATCGCAGATATCAATAATCTTATAACAACAACTAATGCTCCAAAACCCTATATATCAGCACAACTTATTGCAGAACGAGGATTATATGAAGGAGTCGAGATATATCTGAGCGTTTCAGGTGACTATTCATATTATACTTATGATAGCTATGAATACGGTCCAAATAGCCAAAATCCTTCTCCAAGAAGCGGAAGTTCTTCGGAACAAAAAATCCGTATAACAGGTTTTTCTGGTGGAGTAACTAAAGTAGTAGTCAATGTTACGCCATATAACAGTAGTAGTATTGCAGGTGATATGGTAAGTGCAACCTATACGCGTGAATCAAGTAACGTTAAAGCAATCACTTCGTGTAACAAATATGGAAATATATATTCTCCAAGTGGAAATAAAGTTGATGGTCTTACAAGATCATACTTAATAGATGGCGGTTCAGCGACATACGAAAGACATGATTTAACAGACGGTTGGCATATTGTTGCAGTAAATGCATACTATGATGGTTCTGTTTATTGGTACGAACTTTATGATGCTGATGACGGTGATTATTACGGCTGGGTAAATGAAAACAATATAACTTTCTATTGAAGAGAATTTAGTGAATACCTTGAAAAGCATGGATTAAATTCAAAACAAATGGGCAGTTCAAAGCAAGTAATAACCGTTGATTCAAGTGGCAGTTCATGTTCTGTAAAAATATATGAAATTAAAAGCGGTTCATGGGATTGCTTTTTTGAATCAAGTGGCATCGTTGGCAAAAACGGTGTATCAGCAAACAGCCATGAGGGAGACTATTGTACTCCTAAAGGTATATTCTCACTTGGATTTGCTTTTGGTACCCAGTCTATGAATAGATTGAACGTCGAATATAGGAAGATAAATGATAACTGCTATTGGGTAGATGATTCCACATCCCCACTTTATAATCAATGGACTGAAAGCAATAATATCACTTGGAACAGTGCTGAACATCTTATTGATTACCCTGATTCATATAAGTATTCCGTAGTAATAAATTATAATATGGAACCGATAGTTCCATATAAAGGTTCAGCTATTTTCCTACATTGTATGACAGGTGAATATACTGCAGGCTGTGTGGCTGTACCTGAGGATGATATGCTTATTATTCTGAACTGGCTTGATAGTACAAAACATCCGATAATCATAATTGAATAGTGAAAGGGCTCGCATTATAGCGAGCCTTTTTATGATTATATCTGTGTACAGTTAGTCACAGTATCAGTATCTTTTCCAATGTTTGTGCTTCTGTTGTATGTTTATAGCGCCATATATGGCCTCCCCTTGACGGGGAGGCTCCTCTTATTATATTTAAAACTTCAGCTCAACAAGATTAATCCTCAAACTCGAAGTCATCCGCATCGTTATCCGATTCTTCGTAGCCGGAAACAAAGTTGAAAATATTAAACTCGTCTACATCGTCCTCTTCAAAGCCAAATCCTGCGCTATCATAATCCTCAAATAACTCATCTGGGTCTGCGTGTGCCTGTGCTTCCTGTGGCGATATGTACTTGAAGCTGAACTCCTTGGCTAGCTGATGAATATGCTTCTTTCTGCTGCAAAAGAAGCATGTTACCAATGTTTCATCCTCAAGAAGGTGATAGAATTCCGACATAGTCAAAGTCAATTCTTCAATGAAATAGCGCCGATAATTCAGCTTCTTATCAATTACAGGCAAGCCGTTCTCACCTTTGTGAGCAGCATAGCAGATGTTGCCGTTTGACGAAAACAGCAGAAAGCCTGTCAGTATATCTTTTTTGTTGGCAGGATCCTTCATGATACGAGTCCAGTGCTTGTTGATAAACATCGCCACAAGAACTTGGTATATGCCGGGGGCTGAGCCTCCTGTGCGCTTAAATGTGATAGTTTTTGCCTCTGTGTCT
Coding sequences:
- the yidD gene encoding membrane protein insertion efficiency factor YidD, translated to MKCNYKIYENYSGEMPEHNTQLDEQIILTQVKKSLEEPKKIVFRHKTKVWKDALLLLSIIVIVSVTMIAIRYLTNISAWIFALMLLLAAIVFFAVLGKKLLLTIINLYQKYAPETIRSSCLFEPCCSEYMRISVIKYGALKGFIRGIKRILRCRYPNGGVDEP
- a CDS encoding DUF4177 domain-containing protein; translation: MQYKTITIEHPCRLKNHVAQELNAEYEQVINQQAAEGWKLLGIHPINIRRRLGCAQYLLWGVIWGRHNYFQADVIIFFKD
- a CDS encoding L,D-transpeptidase family protein, with product MGSSKQVITVDSSGSSCSVKIYEIKSGSWDCFFESSGIVGKNGVSANSHEGDYCTPKGIFSLGFAFGTQSMNRLNVEYRKINDNCYWVDDSTSPLYNQWTESNNITWNSAEHLIDYPDSYKYSVVINYNMEPIVPYKGSAIFLHCMTGEYTAGCVAVPEDDMLIILNWLDSTKHPIIIIE